Proteins co-encoded in one Arachis hypogaea cultivar Tifrunner chromosome 11, arahy.Tifrunner.gnm2.J5K5, whole genome shotgun sequence genomic window:
- the LOC112722313 gene encoding uncharacterized protein, with translation MWTLLYPPQTQTLLRPTIITRKRAEIATLPISVKCQQEETSLRPKTQDDGIPAEDVNFLAKFKSRHNYIRVLEVSRKANHPFRGSRLLLLDGPGNIHSITFPNTPFTNTYFDVFATLPPILPPGPISILGFGAGSAARALLDLYPDVILHGWELDQSVIDVAREFFSLRRIERKNKDRLFIYVGNALNASVKDGFAGIIVDLFAKGCVISELQDEATWRKMKGLLREGGRVMVNVGGSCVEAESKVRDGKVVMEETLKAMKVVFGEKLFVLSLGNRRDDSSVAVTGDWPDGDAWKKGLPDRLRYYVDLWKPYSGEKGR, from the coding sequence ATGTGGACGCTGCTTTACCCGCCCCAAACACAAACACTCCTCCGCCCTACAATTATCACAAGAAAAAGAGCAGAAATCGCCACTCTCCCCATATCAGTGAAATGCCAACAAGAAGAAACCTCCCTCCGACCAAAAACCCAAGACGACGGCATCCCTGCGGAAGACGTCAATTTCCTCGCAAAATTCAAATCCCGCCACAACTACATCCGCGTTCTAGAAGTTTCTAGAAAAGCCAATCACCCTTTCCGCGGCTCCAGGCTCCTCCTCCTCGACGGCCCCGGCAACATCCACAGCATCACATTCCCCAACACGCCATTCACCAACACCTACTTCGACGTCTTCGCCACCCTCCCTCCCATCCTCCCTCCTGGCCCCATCTCCATCCTCGGCTTCGGCGCTGGCTCCGCCGCCCGCGCTCTCCTCGACCTCTATCCCGACGTCATCCTCCACGGCTGGGAGCTCGATCAGTCCGTCATCGACGTCGCCAGGGAGTTCTTCAGCCTCCGGCGGATCGAGCGGAAAAACAAGGACAGGCTCTTTATCTACGTCGGGAACGCGCTGAACGCGAGCGTGAAGGACGGGTTCGCGGGGATTATAGTGGACCTGTTCGCGAAGGGGTGCGTTATATCGGAGCTCCAGGATGAGGCCACATGGAGGAAGATGAAGGGGTTGCTGAGGGAGGGTGGGAGGGTGATGGTGAACGTTGGTGGAAGCTGTGTTGAGGCTGAGAGTAAGGTGAGGGATGGGAAGGTGGTGATGGAAGAGACTCTGAAGGCGATGAAGGTGGTGTTTGGGGAGAAGCTTTTTGTCCTCAGTTTGGGGAACAGAAGGGATGATAGCTCCGTTGCCGTCACCGGAGACTGGCCTGACGGTGATGCTTGGAAGAAGGGCCTTCCGGATCGTCTCCGATATTATGTTGATTTGTGGAAGCCATATTCTGGTGAGAAAGGTAGATAA